One window of the Flavobacteriaceae bacterium YJPT1-3 genome contains the following:
- the mltG gene encoding endolytic transglycosylase MltG, with translation MYIKKILLAIVLIGLVIASVVAYNIYGMLFAPNTAFNNEEAHLYIPSDASYEEVRAQLQPLLKNMDDFDAVAKRKGYVNNVKGGHYIIRKDMDNNTIINTIRSKNVPVKVSFNNQERIEDLAGRVATQIEADSVSLVQLMTEEDFLREQGLDQETALSLYIPNQYEFFWDTSAQEFRARMVKEHQKFWNDTRLKKAEQLELSPEEVYTLASIVQKESAKVDERPRVAGVYLNRLKSGWKLDADPTVIYALKKDQADWNLIIKRVLYKDLELDSPYNTYKNAGLPPGPIFMPDISAIDAVLNAEDHQFYFFVADVENFGYHKFARTLAEHNANKRDYVRWINQQGINR, from the coding sequence ATGTACATTAAGAAAATACTACTTGCCATAGTCCTGATCGGACTGGTGATCGCTTCTGTGGTCGCCTACAACATTTACGGCATGCTCTTCGCTCCCAATACAGCCTTTAACAATGAGGAAGCTCATCTGTACATTCCTTCTGATGCCTCCTACGAAGAAGTGCGTGCACAGCTTCAGCCCTTACTGAAGAATATGGATGATTTTGATGCAGTGGCTAAGCGCAAAGGTTATGTCAATAATGTTAAGGGCGGTCATTACATCATCCGCAAGGACATGGACAACAACACCATCATCAACACAATTCGAAGTAAAAACGTACCGGTAAAGGTTTCTTTCAACAATCAGGAACGGATCGAAGATCTGGCCGGGCGGGTAGCGACCCAAATTGAGGCAGACAGTGTTAGCCTGGTGCAGCTGATGACCGAGGAAGATTTTTTAAGAGAACAGGGATTGGACCAAGAGACGGCTTTAAGCCTGTATATCCCAAATCAATACGAGTTTTTTTGGGATACAAGTGCTCAGGAATTTCGGGCCCGGATGGTTAAAGAACATCAGAAATTTTGGAATGACACCCGCTTAAAAAAAGCAGAGCAATTGGAGCTGAGTCCAGAGGAAGTGTATACCCTGGCCTCCATCGTTCAAAAGGAGTCAGCCAAAGTGGATGAGCGCCCTCGGGTGGCCGGCGTGTACTTAAACCGACTGAAAAGTGGTTGGAAACTTGACGCCGACCCCACCGTGATCTATGCACTTAAAAAGGATCAAGCAGACTGGAACCTGATCATAAAACGCGTACTCTACAAAGATCTGGAGCTGGATTCTCCCTATAATACCTATAAAAATGCAGGACTTCCCCCCGGACCTATATTTATGCCCGACATCAGTGCTATTGATGCAGTGCTTAATGCCGAAGACCATCAATTCTACTTCTTTGTCGCCGATGTCGAGAATTTCGGCTATCACAAATTTGCCCGTACCCTTGCCGAACACAACGCCAATAAACGGGATTACGTCCGTTGGATCAATCAGCAGGGAATCAATCGCTAA